From Centroberyx gerrardi isolate f3 chromosome 15, fCenGer3.hap1.cur.20231027, whole genome shotgun sequence:
attcctataaagACTTCCAGCATAGTGTGAGTCTGGTAATCAATGGTGAATCTTTAGGCTGGTAACCTTAACGTACTTTGTGGTATTTGCATTGCCTACGCTTTCACTAATTCTCCAATATGGACTCGACTAGGGGCTTTGCTGtaatattttaaacatttttaaatgcatAAGATTACTATTGTTCTTTTTCGTAATGGAACTGCGCATTTCAAGCAACAATGTTTTTTCAAGTCAAAGGTTTTTACTCTAACAGGATTTAGGCAAAATAAGTGCATACACTAAAACTTTTAAATGTATGGAAAGGCGGCCATTCTATCACAATTAACCTGCTTCAATTTCAACTCATTAGCCTAACGAGTAgattgcctttattagacatcGGGTAGTTAATAAGTTTCTACAACAGGCTAGGCTATTTTTtgttgtctcaaagcttcatATGCAAAATAAGCCTAACCCTTACCGTTCGACCGTCTGACAATATTCTCCAAAAAAGTATTCTGAGGGGCCACAAGTCCCCTCCGACCCCCCGCCATGCTGCCGCTTCACTCAGTCCTCTGCGGGGAAATCTTACTCCTAAACCTCTGACCGTCACTCCGGCCGTTCGTCTTCATGGTCTCCCCTGTTTGGAGACGTTGCACGGGGTTCTTGGTGAGGGGCTGTCTGCCTGGTTGTTAACCTCAGCCCAGAGTGGGAAAGtggtgcggtgcggtgcggtgtgGTGCGGTGCGGTGCGTTGGCGCCTCTACGCACCTCAGCATCCAGGAGAGGAAAACGACGCCTGAGCGCACTGAGGTCTGCTCAGGAGGGGCTGGGGCTCCGCGGCCGCGCTGCTCCGAAACATCAACTATTAGAAACACGTGAAGCGCCATCTGCTGCACATGCAGTAACGttacatatactgtaggtcCAGTTGTCAACTTCGTTGTCTGTACACTGATGGAAAATTCAGCGTCCTTGCCCAAaccaaaaaatacataaactcactattgagcaccacagactgTGTCCGCATAGTAAAGTGTCATTTGTCTATTTACTGCATCTCTAGACTATACTCTTAAACCCAACTCTGAGATGAACTCTAACCCAGACATTGAATACGTATAGACTACTTTTTACAGTATTGTTGAGTATCCTGAAACTCAGTAgatttttagtgacacattatagtcacttgataagAAGTTGAGTATCtgcattggactatccaaataaagtgtgacaaTTTGCGGTATCAGAGTTAGAAttgtcatatacagtacatgtcttGTGTGAACTAAGCAGACACAAACCAAGGCTTGCATTGGAGTCTCAAAGCACTGTGCTCTACGCATCACTGAGCCCTAGACTCCCAATAGCCTTTCCAGTGACAAACAGCTACTGTACAGCATAGCCCATTATCTCAAACATTCAGTGCTATTCTAAAATATAGTCAATTCAGATAACAGAATTACGAACATGGCCTTAATGTAAAATTTCATGACAATTTTCACAACAAAGTCAGaagcttccatgacctaaaaaaacCCCCCCATATTCcatcctggtttgttaatgttgtttttcagctctaaaaagtaaaaaataagtaaacagtctggtttccactacagctggACTTGCTGTGAAGAAAAACAGCTTAAAGTCACGATCTAATGCAATAAATGTATAAAACAGGTTGTAAAGTACaatctggtatattcctgtgaagtgacacatttgtaaaattccctgatattctcCAACTTCACCAACTCcggagaatttatcaaatttcgTGACTTTACCTATCTGGAATAaacctctcaaaattccatgatatgCCAGAAATTCCATGATTTATGAAATAAGTACCCACATATTGGGTATAACATATTAATCACTTTTTAGCCAAAGGAACTTTTACTAAATATATAGAGTGTTTACACTCCCACTGAGGGGGCAGTCGGATTCAATCTCAGTGACACAGAaccacaaataaaatgtttaccGTTTTTCTTTTAATATAGTGACacagctgaaaataaaatagagtCAACGGTGGACTTGATTCATAATTTATCAAGGTATCTTTCCAGCTTAGATACACAGACCCATCGCACATCAATTTACAAACAAACGCGAGCTTGTCTACATACATAGACAAATTACACAGCCATGACAAATGAAATAAAGCATTACAAAGACAGTCTCTGCATGTCGATCAAAGTAAGCTTTTCCATTGCTCGCATTAACTTGACCATGTCTTGGTGGTTTTGAGGTGATTCAGGTGGTCCGTTATGTACTTGTGTTCTGGAAAGTTGCAGAATTTGCTCTCCTTGAACTTGAGCCAGTCCTGGGCTCTGCGCTCGGCGGCGTGGCCGCACTCCTGCTCCTGACTCATGTACGGCCGGCTGATCCAGTACTCGTTCTCAGCCTCGCGCTCCAGATGCTTCAGCGTGTTGCGTTTCATCTGCCAGGTAATGGGTCGTGGGCGGCGGTACTTTCCGATCCACTGCTTCCCCGGGATGCCTTTCCGCAGCAGGACCAGGGTGAGGAACATGGCGGCAAGTTACTTCTGGAATGGCGCAGAGTAGCACAATAACAAGAGTTGAGTGAAAACAGCgatgccagtggtattgttcaTGCCATGTTTGTGTTTACGTAAATGGGCAGAGATTCACTGTATCTCCCATGACTTTTGGTGACATTTTTTATGATCATGAACATGTCAGGCGAGGGATTCTCAAATTTTTTCATGCCGAAGACCTTTAAAATCACTCAGACTGAGGATCCCTATTTTTCGCTGCAGGGACCCTCATCAGAAACTGTTATTTTTAGAAATAATTGTGTGCAGTATTGAGTCTATGCTGCAGGTATAGACACTTGAGTGTCTTGAGTGTAAGTTTGAAACCTATGAATCACACAGCACTTGTTATACATTCTCTCCTTGTCTTCAATCATCTTACCAGTGTTAAACCACTGTCTTATTCATGCTACTTTACTTGCTTaatagttttcattttgtgcatttacactagtttgaagaaaaaaaaaatgacagtacAGTACTGTTATTACTGCACTGTTAGAAAAATGCAACATTATTTCATcctgcaaaacaaaataaacccaTTCAAAGAAAACTATGGCATGATTATGTTTGAAAATCAAATGTTGAAACCAATCCATCGTAGTGCTGATGATTGGTTTCTAGTCAAACTAAATGATTCTATAGTTTACTGTTGGAACCTTTCAGAATACAATAGAGTAATGAATCCAGTACCCAAACAAACAGTCTAGGAGAGCactgtattttaaaaatgttaaaaagggGACACCATAGAATATTACCACTGTAGTATGTCGAGTCTGTGTCGAGGTGTGttcatcagtgaaatcacctggtgtagtgtttggttggaatgaaaacctgcagactgttggcCCTCCATAGCACATGGTTTGAACCCGTCATTTTAATGGTCGATCTAATCCGACTGTTCCCAATCTTGGTCCTTGggacccagagtactgctggtttccTATCCTATCAGGTAGTTTATTGTAGTTAATTGTactcacctggcatcccaggtgtaaaatagtccctgattagatggctacaATGAAAACCAACAGAGCTTTGCTCCAGGAGGTCCAGGATTGGAAAACCACTGATCTAGTCCTTGGTTTCTAGATTTGGCAAAGGTCACGATGAGCTGTCCTATGTCCAGTAgcatatgaatatatatatgtgtgtcttAAATTCATTAGTGCTCCTCAAATCTTTACAATCAGTTAGAAGCAACTGTTGTGAGGTTAGATGCATTGCAgactgtatgattctcatccatctgtggatggtgaggtttttgaccaagcagagaatctatgattctcgtctgccttaggcagtgagatctgacataaatatcagatcaagagtagaatcaggaaggacaggggaaaagaaaattaaagaaaaacatatgggttcactcacaatgtgcatctaaacgTGGGAGTATTtatgttcttttatctttctattttacttgatttgattcttttaatgcaatgcattttgcttgttcttttatatgaattttatctttttatctgtcttttatctgccttttattgatataaagcactttgagctgcatgttgtgtatgaaaggtgctatacaaataaaggttattattattagtgctTGGGTTTTTCTGTTTAAGATTTCacttaggtttttttttttcctcctaatTTAAGGATTACA
This genomic window contains:
- the mrpl57 gene encoding large ribosomal subunit protein mL63, which codes for MFLTLVLLRKGIPGKQWIGKYRRPRPITWQMKRNTLKHLEREAENEYWISRPYMSQEQECGHAAERRAQDWLKFKESKFCNFPEHKYITDHLNHLKTTKTWSS